The uncultured Desulfatiglans sp. DNA window CAGTCGCCTGCGGTTTTGCGCCTCCCTCGGCACGCTGGACCGTGAAGATTGTGCAAAGCTCAAGCAGGCCGGTGTCAGTCGGTATCATCACAATCTCGAGTCCAGTGAGAGCTTTTACAACCAGATTTGCACGACCCATTCCTTCCGCGAGCGCTTCGAAACCATTCAGGCCGCCAAAGAGGCCGGGCTGTCTGTTTGCGCCGGCGGGCTTTTCGGAATAGGAGAAACCGATCAGCAGGTGCTCGAGCTGGCGCTTACCTTGAAGGCGCTGAATGTGGATGCCGTTCCCCTCAATTTCCTGACACCCATTCCAGGCACCCGGCTCCAGGATGCTCACTATCTGACGCCCCTGCGCTGCCTGAAGATCATTGCGATTTTCCGGTATGTCCTGCCGGACAAAGAGATCCTCATCTGCGGCGGGCGCGAGGCGAACCTGCAGGAACTCCATCCCTTGATCTTTCATGCCGGAGCGAGCGGGATGATGACCGGGAATTACCTGACAACCAAAGGACGGACGCTTGACCAGGATCTCAGCCTTCTGGACCAGCTCAAGTTCACGGTCCGCGCCTAAAGGCCGCTTCGAAAAGCGGCACGCTTTCAGGCGGTCAGAGCCGAACCGATCTGATAGATCAACAAACTGACACCGTAAGCGACCAGGAGGTTGAACCCAACGGAAAAGGCGGCCCAACGCCAGTTGCTTTCCCTCTGGATGCTGATCACGGTCACGAAACATGGCACGTAGAGCATGGTGAACACCAGGACAGTGAAGGCCATGAGGGGATTCCAGCGGGGATCCTGCTGCAGACGCTCCGTCAGGGACTTGGCCTCTTCGGGGTCTACATCGCCCAGCGAATAAGCCGTTCCAAGCGTCGAGACCACCATCTCTTTTGCGGCGAATCCGGCGAGAAGCGCAATGTTCAGACGATAATCGAACCCGACGGGGCTGGTGACGGCCTCGAGCTTAACCCCGAGCCATCCTGCGACGGTATGTTTGAGACGAGCCTGTTGCTCTTCGAAACGAGAAGATTGCATCCCCCGGCGGAAGTCCAGGAACTCGGCTGCCGCCAATTGGTTTTCGACGGTTGCTCCCGGGGGTGGCGGGGCATTTTCCTCCAAGTGTGCGGCGGCAGCGAGAAGCGTGATGTAGGGGCTTTCCGCAATGCTCTCCAGGCTGGCGGAGTCTGAGTTTTCG harbors:
- the bioB gene encoding Biotin synthase, translating into MQTRQSIDLAERILAGENPGSEAYQALAALPDEEVMNVLPGADILREKHSGRTVHLCTILNAKSGRCSEDCAFCAQSAFARTSAPVYPFVGRDHVQASARQVSRTPVHRFSIVTSGKRLSKAELSSLCEGLNELGSSRLRFCASLGTLDREDCAKLKQAGVSRYHHNLESSESFYNQICTTHSFRERFETIQAAKEAGLSVCAGGLFGIGETDQQVLELALTLKALNVDAVPLNFLTPIPGTRLQDAHYLTPLRCLKIIAIFRYVLPDKEILICGGREANLQELHPLIFHAGASGMMTGNYLTTKGRTLDQDLSLLDQLKFTVRA